The following proteins are encoded in a genomic region of Pempheris klunzingeri isolate RE-2024b unplaced genomic scaffold, fPemKlu1.hap1 Scaffold_66, whole genome shotgun sequence:
- the LOC139225138 gene encoding FK506-binding protein-like, with amino-acid sequence MDTEMDLPLEALHSNSDHDGVDVTSWVSVCPRGLWKVQQRRTSKRSQQIVSNCGDDALCSSSHCPRMGSLCRVRVRLKANTDKTESLVSEKGHEKLSVHPDQSVTEVTEAAATNFPRCQESVLQVPLDDWTTLRLGEGQCDITEACVEGMKAGEKCEIVISPLGNGPDDSVCHPAEENLPLWATVELQTFTPGKESWEMSPGDKWEWVKSHKERGGVRFKSGDVWGAADSYSRALKLLITLHGQDGRKQGHKQEVEEQRDNNSGDKTLQLPSANEFRTTKAELHSNLSLCQLKLDQPERAKASAAKATQLEPGGTKAWYRLGQACQMVNELEEAKQAFRKLLELQPDSPAALKALKNIANREKETNAQLGLRLSKMFS; translated from the exons ATGGACACAGAGATGGATCTCCCTTTAGAAGCACTGCATAGCAACAGTGATCACGATGGCGTTGATGTCACATcctgggtgtctgtgtgtcccagAGGTCTCTGGAAAGTCCAGCAACGGCGAACAAGCAAGAGAAGTCAACAGATTGTCTCTAATTGTGGAGATGATGCAT TATGTTCATCCAGTCACTGTCCAAGGATGGGTTCTCTGTGTCGAGTCCGAGTGCGGCTCAAAGCTAACACGGATAAAACGGAGAGTTTAGTATCTGAAAAGGGACACGAGAAGCTGTCAGTCCATCCTGACCAGTCAGTCACTGAGGTTACAGAGGCTGCGGCCACAAACTTCCCCAGGTGTCAGGAGTCTGTGCTGCAAGTCCCACTGGATGACTGGACAACGCTGAGGCTGGGGGAGGGTCAGTGCGATATCACAGAAGCATGTGTGGAGGGGATGAAGGCGGGAGAGAAGTGTGAG ATAGTGATATCTCCACTGGGAAATGGACCAGATGACTCTGTTTGCCATCCTGCTGAGGAAAACCTGCCTTTGTGGGCCACAGTTGAACTCCAAACATTCACACCAGGCAAGGAATCATGGGAGATGTCTCCTGGCGACAAGTGGGAGTGGGTGAAgtcacacaaagagagaggtgGAGTGAGATTCAAGAGTGGAGATGTGTGGGGGGCAGCAGACAGCTACAGTCGGGCCCTCAAACTTCTCATCACTCTCCATGGCCAAGATGGGAGGAAACAAGGACACAAGCAAGAAGtggaagagcagagagacaatAACAGCGGTGATAAAACACTGCAGCTACCTTCAGCTAATGAGTTCAGAACCACCAAAGCAGAGCTCCACTCAAACCTGTCCTTGTGCCAGCTCAAACTGGACCAACCAGAGCGGGCGAAGGCCAGTGCAGCTAAAGCTACGCAGCTGGAACCAGGCGGCACTAAGGCCTGGTACCGGCTGGGCCAGGCATGCCAGATGGTgaatgagctggaggaggccaaGCAGGCATTTAGGAAACTGCTGGAGCTACAGCCAGACTcacctgcagctttaaaggcactgaaaaacatagcaaatagagagaaagagacaaacgCTCAGCTGGGGCTTAGACTCAGCAAAATGTTCAGCTGA
- the LOC139225137 gene encoding zinc finger BED domain-containing protein 4-like translates to MGSLEGGVGGGSGGGVTKFDRHDPRQVLISEAIAKMIVRDLQPVSIVENQGFRELLQLLEPRYTPETKHYIQSQLLPAYAYQAQLATRQALASAHALSLSLDLWRGLTGATSGYLGVTCHFLTSDWQMRSALLACLPLTGGSSGNRVLSDFDEVCHSHGVSGRAFRVVAGPLLARTTAKPCCLPGFLVSPTLANGQNEDDEEVDNGNNVGEGIRNGHGDGGEEGEWEDSWEQGLGVCRVDCFSRSLEQCVREGLRSCSQLSSTLAKAACFYNYITSAVPPEKLSQVFDGLGLTVGGPGNTPLAARDWAAQLKVLRRLLDSVEFLEEMSGPGKFALGSSERALLRELTDTLEPFIEAWDMVYGDRQADIQTDRHVSISLALPCVLGLRKHLSETSTPHCPSLLVGLSQAVESQLSPILEDPLYITATTLDPQFKLTWSSSLDWHRQVLLEELSKHSTASSPIDPNTDLHPLSQTPPAPAPSPVSSLSRPCKLFSFIKQRPTTQAKSLEQELAVYLREEPTDEEALHYWRRKAIDFPLLAQVAKRAFTIPACGTVVESIFTTAGSCLRPERGLVLPKNLETLIYLKANYRLLWT, encoded by the exons ATGGGATCTCTGGagggaggagtaggaggaggctCTGGTGGAGGGGTGACCAAGTTTGACAGACATGATCCacgtcag GTTCTGATCTCTGAGGCTATAGCTAAGATGATTGTGCGTGATCTGCAGCCAGTGTCCATAGTGGAAAATCAAGGCTTCAGAGAGCTGCTTCAGCTCCTGGAGCCACGTTACACTCCCGAGACGAAGCATTACATCCAGAGCCAGCTCCTCCCAGCCTACGCCTACCAGGCACAGCTGGCAACCCGTCAGGCCCTGGCCTCAGCACACGCCCTCAGTCTCAGCCTGGATCTCTGGAGGGGCTTAACTGGAGCCACTTCAGG GTACCTCGGTGTCACCTGCCATTTTCTTACATCCGATTGGCAGATGCGTTCAGCTCTCCTGGCGTGTCTTCCCCTGACTGGGGGAAGCTCTGGGAATCGTGTGCTTTCAGATTTTGATGAAGTGTGTCACTCTCATGGCGTGTCAGGGAGAGCCTTTCGTGTAGTTGCGGGCCCTCTCCTGGCAAGAACAACAGCAAAGCCATGTTGTCTTCCTGGTTTCCTTGTTTCACCTACTCTCGCCAATGGGcaaaatgaagatgatgaggaggtgGACAATGGTAACAACGTGGGGGAAGGGATCAGGAATGGCCACGGTGatggtggagaggagggagaatgGGAAGACTCGTGGGAGCAGGGTCTGGGTGTTTGTCGGGTGGACtgtttctctcgctctcttgaACAGTGTGTCAGAGAAGGGTTACGCTCCTGTTCACAGCTCTCTTCCACACTGGCCAAGGCTGCCTGTTTCTACAACTACATTACCTCTGCTGTCCCGCCTGAGAAACTTAGCCAGGTGTTTGATGGCCTTGGGTTGACCGTAGGGGGACCAGGAAATACCCCTCTTGCAGCAAGAGACTGGGCTGCTCAGCTTAAG GTGCTGCGGCGGCTGCTGGACTCAGTGGAGTTCCTGGAGGAGATGAGTGGTCCGGGGAAGTTTGCCCTGGGTAGTTCAGAGAGAGCCCTACTGAGGGAGCTCACAGACACTTTGGAGCCCTTCATTGAGGCCTGGGACATGGTGTAtggggacagacaggcagacatacagacagatagacaTGTGTCCATCAGCCTGGCTCTGCCGTGCGTTCTGGGCCTTCGGAAGCATCTCTCTGAGACGTCGACCCCCCACTGCCCCTCTCTCCTGGTGGGCCTCAGCCAGGCTGTAGAGAGTCAGCTGTCCCCTATCCTGGAGGACCCCCTCTACATCACTGCCACCACCCTGGACCCCCAGTTCAAGCTCACTTGGAGCAGCAGCCTTGACTGGCACAGACAAGTTCTCTTAGAAGAGTTATCCAAGCATTCCACTGCCTCCAGCCCCATAGACCCCAACACAGACCTACATCCTCTATCCCAGAcccctcctgctccagctccatcaCCCGTGTCTTCTCTTTCTCGGCCCTGTAAGCTGTTCTCTTTCATCAAGCAGAGACCCACAACACAGGCCAAGAGCCTCGAGCAGGAGTTGGCTGTTTACCTACGAGAGGAACCCACAGACGAGGAGGCTTTGCATTACTGGCGGCGCAAAGCAATTGACTTTCCTCTGCTTGCCCAGGTGGCCAAGAGGGCGTTTACCATACCTGCATGTGGCACTGTAGTGGAGAGCATTTTCACTACTGCTGGGAGCTGTCTGCGGCCAGAGAGAGGCCTTGTCTTGCCAAAGAACCTGGAGACACTCATCTACCTCAAAGCCAACTACAGATTATTATGGACTTAA
- the LOC139225139 gene encoding coiled-coil domain-containing protein 115-like: MGLSECEESSLLLDEKLLRFMDQLELLEEKRATLNSLIEQGWFSISKARYSMGNKQVSALQYASEIEPLVHVNARTLDSGKVDFCTQGVKQKCSNETGKDVGSIEDIGPQEEGVRRRNKPKKANTEKEASSKRAPEVTPARKSDQNPQQDPLKWFGILVPQSLKQAQSSFKQVIELSAEIATLQTAVLITRQDLKLSLRDKHSLQEKSSTAQLDMVAK, encoded by the exons ATGGGTTTGTCAGAATGTGAGGAGTCTTCTCTGTTACTGGACGAAAAGCTGCTCCGTTTCATGGACCAGCTGGAGTTACTGGAGGAGAAACGAGCCACTCTGAACTCTCTCATAGAGCAG GGATGGTTTTCCATTTCCAAGGCTCGATATTCCATGGGAAATAAACAAGTCTCTGCACTCCAGTATGCGAGTGAGATAGAGCCACTGGTCCATGTTAATGCCAG AACTCTGGACAGCGGTAAGGTGGATTTCTGCACACAAGGGGTTAAACAAAAGTGTAGTAATGAGACTGGAAAGGATGTGGGGTCAATAGAGGATATTGGACCTCAAGAAGAAG GTGTCAGGAgaagaaacaaaccaaaaaaggctaacacagagaaagaggcaaGTAGTAAGAGAGCTCCTGAAGTTACTCCAGCAAGAAAAAGTGACCAAAATCCTCAGCAGGATCCATTGAAATGGTTCGGGATTCTGGTGCCACAATCCCTTAAACAAGCACAGTCGTCATTCAAGCAAG TAATAGAGCTGTCAGCTGAGATTGCGACCCTTCAGACTGCAGTTCTGATCACCAGACAGGACCTGAAGCTCAGtctgagagacaaacacagcctCCAGGAGAAATCCTCAACAGCCCAGTTGGACATGGTGGCAAAATAA
- the LOC139225140 gene encoding 3-beta-hydroxysteroid-Delta(8),Delta(7)-isomerase-like encodes MDTTSATLHPYWPRNLLIPTYVANDRSMSEILAFLFSVSGVFLLVTWLITGHTGTTVRLGTLRRLAVCWFAVCGFIHSVIEGWFSLYYDIIPGDQSFLSQLWKEYSKGDSRYVIADNFTVCMETVTAWLWGPFSFWVMFAFLTNKPYRFVLQLIISLGQLYGAVLYFFLEHRDGYAHSELGHPIYFWFYFVFMNMLWIVIPLALIVDAWRQLSAAQTHTDSTKSHKSKRK; translated from the exons ATGGATACCACATCAGCAACTCTTCATCCCTACTGGCCACGAAACCTGCTGATTCCCACCTATGTCGCCAACGACAGGTCCATGTCAGAGATTCTGgccttcctgttttctgtgtctggGGTGTTTCTTCTCGTGACCTGGCTGATCACCGGCCACACAGGGACCACCGTCAGGCTGGGCACATTGAGGCGTCTGGCTGTGTGCTGgtttgctgtttgtggtttcatCCACAGCGTCATTGAGGGCTGGTTCTCGCTGTATTATGATATTATTCCAGGAGACCAGAGTTTCCTGTCACAGCTGT GGAAAGAATACTCCAAAGGAGACAGTCGATATGTAAT AGCGGATAACTTCACTGTCTGTATGGAGACTGTGACTGCATGGTTATGGGGACCTTTCAGTTTTTGGGTCATGTTCGCCTTCTTAACTAACAAGCCCTACAGATTTGTTCTGCAGCTCATCATTTCATTAG GTCAGCTGTATGGAGCAGTGCTTTACTTCTTCCTTGAGCACAGAGACGGTTACGCTCACAGTGAGTTGGGACACCCGATCTACTTCTGGTTCTACTTTGTGTTCATGAACATGCTGTGGATCGTCATACCGCTGGCGCTCATTGTGGACGCGTGGAGACAGCTGTCAgcagcccagacacacactgacagcacaaagtcacacaagtcTAAGAGGAAGTGA